One Spinacia oleracea cultivar Varoflay chromosome 4, BTI_SOV_V1, whole genome shotgun sequence DNA segment encodes these proteins:
- the LOC130459227 gene encoding probable carboxylesterase 15 isoform X2, producing MSDVKNTTSSENENPYVVEEINGKLKLFSDGSIIRYLRSINPTPKLPLDDAKYPTISPFDFEYDPTHNLYLRVYRDEFRLYTPYVDGPFGNPTIIIYLHGGGFCLDSLIMAANHNFCIRLCNALAEFVISVDYRLAPDDRLPAAVDDVWTALKWVRETFCEGENRKGFGRVVIFGDSAGGNIAHNLAVRIASGGWRELDPIRVVGYVLLAPLFGGGATVQGLSRSYKVLETSHTNWRDN from the exons ATGTCAGACGTCAAAAACACCACCTCCAGTGAAAATGAAAATCCGTACGTAGTAGAAGAAATCAATGGCAAACTGAAGTTGTTCAGCGATGGCTCCATAATCCGCTACCTAAGATCGATCAACCCCACCCCCAAACTCCCATTAGATGACGCTAAGTACCCCACAATCTCCCCGTTTGACTTCGAATACGACCCGACCCACAACCTCTATCTCCGGGTCTACCGTGATGAATTCCGTCTCTACACACCCTACGTAGATGGACCCTTCGGTAACCCAACCATCATAATCTACCTTCACGGCGGTGGCTTCTGCCTCGACTCTCTTATCATGGCTGCCAACCACAATTTCTGCATCCGCCTTTGCAATGCTCTAGCCGAATTTGTCATCTCAGTCGACTACCGCCTCGCTCCCGATGACCGGCTACCGGCTGCCGTTGATGACGTGTGGACTGCACTTAAGTGGGTCCGAGAAACTTTTTGTGAAGGAGAGAACCGCAAAGGGTTTGGTCGAGTGGTTATATTTGGTGACTCAGCCGGAGGGAATATAGCCCATAATTTGGCGGTTCGGATTGCGAGTGGCGGTTGGAGAGAGTTGGACCCGATTCGGGTTGTTGGGTATGTGTTGTTGGCTCCTCTGTTTGGTGGTGGTGCAACTGTGCAAGGACTAAGTCGGAGTTACAAG GTACTGGAGACTAGCCATACCAATTGGAGAGACAACTGA
- the LOC130459227 gene encoding probable carboxylesterase 15 isoform X1 has protein sequence MSDVKNTTSSENENPYVVEEINGKLKLFSDGSIIRYLRSINPTPKLPLDDAKYPTISPFDFEYDPTHNLYLRVYRDEFRLYTPYVDGPFGNPTIIIYLHGGGFCLDSLIMAANHNFCIRLCNALAEFVISVDYRLAPDDRLPAAVDDVWTALKWVRETFCEGENRKGFGRVVIFGDSAGGNIAHNLAVRIASGGWRELDPIRVVGYVLLAPLFGGGATVQGLSRSYKVLLTLTIWISLTSTGD, from the exons ATGTCAGACGTCAAAAACACCACCTCCAGTGAAAATGAAAATCCGTACGTAGTAGAAGAAATCAATGGCAAACTGAAGTTGTTCAGCGATGGCTCCATAATCCGCTACCTAAGATCGATCAACCCCACCCCCAAACTCCCATTAGATGACGCTAAGTACCCCACAATCTCCCCGTTTGACTTCGAATACGACCCGACCCACAACCTCTATCTCCGGGTCTACCGTGATGAATTCCGTCTCTACACACCCTACGTAGATGGACCCTTCGGTAACCCAACCATCATAATCTACCTTCACGGCGGTGGCTTCTGCCTCGACTCTCTTATCATGGCTGCCAACCACAATTTCTGCATCCGCCTTTGCAATGCTCTAGCCGAATTTGTCATCTCAGTCGACTACCGCCTCGCTCCCGATGACCGGCTACCGGCTGCCGTTGATGACGTGTGGACTGCACTTAAGTGGGTCCGAGAAACTTTTTGTGAAGGAGAGAACCGCAAAGGGTTTGGTCGAGTGGTTATATTTGGTGACTCAGCCGGAGGGAATATAGCCCATAATTTGGCGGTTCGGATTGCGAGTGGCGGTTGGAGAGAGTTGGACCCGATTCGGGTTGTTGGGTATGTGTTGTTGGCTCCTCTGTTTGGTGGTGGTGCAACTGTGCAAGGACTAAGTCGGAGTTACAAGGTTCTACTCACACTTACAATTTGGATATCATTGACAA GTACTGGAGACTAG
- the LOC110777940 gene encoding transposon Ty3-I Gag-Pol polyprotein — MPPRTRRGGNHQPRPVYDTIIADMQREIQRLQQRLTRYEASAGPSHQSDDEQSDGEDEEVNPFHQPDGESSSGETSNTRRTRLPQHREKDLGIKVDIPDFEGGVHPDEFIEWLHTVERVFDFKDIPDDRKVKIVAIKFKKHASIWWENLKRQREREGRSKIRTWDKMKRELKRKFLPSHYRQDIFLKFHHLQQGSKSVAEYIAEFEDLSMKCDNAEPEEQTIARFLTGLEPKISKVVQLQQYWSFNDVTKLALKVEGQQAKEKTGFKTVTKETPYRGNPSTRFPPKANSSTTMKKVENPAATSKPFKQVSNPTSRRCFKCQGFGHIASECPNSRIISFVEEELFEDDQAEESQEDEDDQEVLHADEGESLVIRRILNAAPVEEDEWLRHNIFHTRCTSHGKICNVIIDSGSCENVVAATMVEKLKLPTKDHPYPYKLTWLKKGNDVKVTKRCLIDFSIGKKYQDKVWCDVIPMDACHLLLGRPWQYDRHAIHDGFKNTYSFEKDGVKIVLAPFKREMLAKPSQEKSLTVSESMFTMALEESRVACVLVMLEENKEDQGIPNEIKPLLREFNDIVPEEIPAGLPPMRDIQHCIDFVPGAVIPNKAAYRMSPKEHEELLRQVTELMQKGLVRESVSPCAVPALLVPKKDGSWRMCIDSRAVNRITIKYRFPIPRLDDLLDQLHNAFLFSKIDLRSGYHQIRMRPEDEWKTAFKTRDGLYEWMVMPFGLSNAPSTFMRLMNQVFRPFIGKFVVIYFDDILVYSRNSEEHLEHVRQIFQVLREQKLYANLKKCHFLTDKVVFLGYVVSSNGIEMDPSKIEAIISWPIPQLIHDVRSFHGLASFYRRFIKNFSTIAAPLTEVLKKEKFEWTRAAQQSFEELKEIITRAPTLALPDFDKLFEVDCDASGVGIGAVLSQEGRPIAFFTKEFVLYSDHESLKYLHSQQKLQRRHAKWSEFLSPFHFVLKHKSGTQNKVADALSRRHALLSTLQVKVIGFEVLKDLYEDDEDLGEFWKKCVEGPQRQFHRQDGYLFKGNKLCVPRCSLRDMILHECHAGVLAGHFGRDKTLSIIAANFYWPHMVRDVDRYVKRCLYTPLPVPDAPWEDVSMDFVVGLPRTQRNKDSIMVVVDRFSKMAHFLPCNKTNDATQVADLYFREIVRLHGIPKTITSDRDVKFMTLLQKWAKRSSIKDPIVEMTGSIRHCTPVQVEVQFIFLFCFFNLSCTILACESVISGFMIMACTRLQFSSAAHPQTYGQTEVVNRTLGNMLRSLVDKNPRQWDLMIAQAEFAYNCSPSQTTGESPFKIIYGKNPTTPVDLAPLPSPNNFSGDADERAREIKKLHEKVRAQITQKNQRYQEQANKFRKPATFKEGDLVWINLRKERFPRGTHGKLKPRADGPFKVLERIGENAYKIELPGEYNVSATFNVADLSPYYEDEEEQRLEVESSPTGGV, encoded by the exons ATGCCACCAAGAACACGTCGTGGAGGAAATCATCAACCACGTCCTGTTTATGATACAATCATAGCTGATATGCAACGAGAAATCCAACGACTCCAACAACGTCTTACACGTTATGAAGCTTCCGCTGGCCCATCCCATCAGTCAGATGACGAACAATCAGATGGTGAAGATGAAGAAGTCAATCCATTTCACCAACCTGATGGTGAATCATCAAGTGGAGAAACATCCAATACCAGGCGAACCCGTCTTCCCCAACACCGAGAAAAAGATTTGGgaataaaagttgatattcctgATTTTGAAGGAGGTGTTCATCCAGACGAGTTTATTGAATGGCTTCATACCGTTGAACGTGTCTTTGATTTCAAGGATATTCCAGATGATCGCAAGGTCAAGATAGTTGCAATCAAGTTCAAGAAGCATGCATCCATTTGGTGGGAGAATCTTAAGAGACAACGAGAACGAGAAGGTCGTAGTAAAATTCGCACATGGGATAAAATGAAGCGTGAACTCAAGCGCAAATTTTTACCAAGTCATTATCGTCAAGATATATTTCTTAAGTTCCATCACCTGCAACAAGGAAGTAAATCTGTGGCAGAGTACATCGCTGAATTTGAAGATTTGTCAATGAAGTGCGACAATGCCGAGCCTGAAGAGCAGACCATTGCAAGATTCTTGACAGGCTTGGAACCGAAGATCTCTAAAGTTGTACAACTACAACAATATTGGTCATTCAACGACGTCACCAAGCTAGCCTTAAAAGTTGAAGGCCAACAAGCAAAAGAGAAGACTGGATTCAAAACTGTCACGAAGGAGACACCTTATCGTGGTAACCCTTCAACAAGGTTCCCACCAAAAGCTAACTCCAGCACCACAATGAAAAAGGTTGAGAATCCAGCCGCAACCAGCAAGCCTTTCAAGCAAGTAAGTAATCCTACTTCGAGGAgatgttttaagtgtcaaggatTTGGACACATTGCTTCAGAATGTCCAAATTCTAGAATAATCTCTTTTGTCGAAGAAGAATTATTTGAAGACGATCAAGCTGAGGAAAGCCAAGAAGATGAAGATGATCAAGAGGTCCTACATGCAGACGAAGGTGAATCACTCGTTATTCGACGTATCCTCAATGCAGCTCCTGTTGAAGAAGATGAATGGTTGCGCCACAACATCTTCCACACTCGGTGTACATCTCATGGGAAGATATGCAATGTCATCATCGATAGTGGCAGCTGTGAAAATGTTGTTGCCGCAACAATGGTCGAGAAATTGAAGTTGCCTACAAAGGATCACCCTTATCCTTACAAGCTCACATGGTTGAAGAAGGGGAATGATGTCAAGGTCACTAAACGATGCCTAATTGATTTCTCCATTGgtaagaaatatcaagataaggTATGGTGTGATGtcattcctatggatgcttgtcatttACTTTTGGGTCGTCCATGGCAATATGATCGTCATGCAATTCATGATGGCTTTAAAAACACTTATTCCTTTGAAAAAGATGGTGTTAAAATTGTTTTAGCTCCATTTAAAAGGGAAATGTTAGCAAAGCCAAGCCAAGAGAAGAGTCTCACAGTGTCTGAATCAATGTTTACTATGGCGTTAGAAGAATCCAGAGTTGCTTGTGTCCTTGTCATGCTCGAAGAAAATAAAGAAGATCAAGGGATTCCAAACGAGATCAAGCCTCTACTTCGTGAATTCAATGACATTGTGCCTGAAGAAATCCCAGCTGGTCTACCTCCAATGCGTGACATTCAAcattgtattgattttgttCCTGGCGCAGTGATCCCAAACAAAGCCGCATATCGAATGAGTCCAAAAGAGCATGAAGAACTTCTTAGACAAGTCACCGAGCTTATGCAAAAAGGTTTGGTACGTGAAAGTGTGAGTCCCTGCGCAGTTCCAGCACTCCTTGTGCCAAAGAAAGACGGATCATGGCGTATGTGCATCGATAGTCGTGCTGTCAATCGGATCACAATCAAATACAGATTTCCTATTCCTCGCCTTGATGACCTACTAGATCAATTGCATAATGcttttttattttccaaaattgATCTACGAAGTGGGTACCATCAGATTCGAATGCGACCTGAAGATGAGTGGAAGACTGCATTCAAGACCAGAGATGGATTATACGAGTGGAtggtcatgccatttggtctttCAAATGCACCGAGCACTTTTATGCGATTGATGAATCAGGTATTCCGCCCTTTCATTGGAAAATTCGTGGTTATTTATTTTGATGACATCCTTGTGTATAGTCGAAATTCTGAAGAACACTTGGAGCATGTGCGACAAATTTTTCAAGTTCTTCGTGAACAGAAATTGTATGCCAATTTGAAGAAATGTCACTTCTTGACTGACAAAGTGGTATTTCTTGGGTACGTTGTATCAAGCAATGGGATTGAGATGGATCCCAGCAAAATTGAGGCAATTATTAGCTGGCCAATTCCTCAATTAATACATGATGTTCGCAGTTTTCATGGCCTAGCATCTTTCTATCGCCGCTTCATCAAGAATTTCAGCACTATTGCCGCCCCACTCACTGAAGTATTGAAAAAGGAAAAGTTTGAGTGGACCCGAGCTGCCCAACAAAGCTTTGAAGAACTCAAGGAAATTATCACGAGAGCACCAACTCTAGCCTTGCCAGATTTTGACAAGCTTTTTGAAGTAGATTGTGACGCTTCAGGAGTTGGTATAGGTGCAGTTCTTAGTCAAGAGGGTCGACCAATTGCCTTCTTTA CTAAGGAATTCGTGCTATATTCTGATCACGAGTCACTCAAGTATCTTCACAGTCAACAAAAGCTCCAGCGTCGTCATGCAAAATGGAGTGAGTTTTTATCTCCTTTTCACTTTGTCCTTAAGCACAAGTCTGGAACTCAAAATAAAGTTGCTGATGCTTTAAGTAGACGACATGCTTTGCTCTCAACTCTTCAAGTCAAAGTAATTGGTTTTGAAGTTCTCAAGGATTTGTATGAAGATGATGAAGACCTTGGAGAATTCTGGAAGAAATGTGTTGAAGGCCCTCAACGCCAGTTTCATCGTCAAGATGGTTACTTATTCAAGGGAAATAAGTTGTGCGTACCAAGATGTTCCTTGCGTGATATGATACTACACGAGTGTCATGCCGGTGTCCTTGCTGGACATTTTGGTAGAGATAAGACATTGAGCATTATTGCAGCGAATTTCTATTGGCCACACATGGTTAGAGATGTCGATCGATATGTCAAAAGAT GTCTTTACACTCCATTGCCTGTTCCTGATGCTCCTTGGGAAGATGTGAGTATGGATTTTGTTGTTGGGTTACCTCGTACCCAGCGCAACAAAGATTCCATCATGGTTGTTGTTGATCGATTCTCAAAGATGGCACACTTTCTTCCATGCAACAAGACTAATGATGCCACACAAGTTGCTGATCTTTACTTTCGAGAAATTGTGCGTCTacatggaattccaaagacaATCACTTCTGATCGAGATGTCAAATTCatgacactactacaaaaatgggcaaagagatctTCAATAAAAGACCCTATAGTCGAGATGACGG GTTCAATCAGACATTGCACTCCTGTGCAAGTAGAGGTGCAG TTTATCTTCTTGTTCTGCTTTTTTAATCTGAGTTGCACGATTTTGGCTTGTGAATCAGTGATATCCGGCTTTATGATTATGGCTT GTACACGGTTGCAATTTAGCTCTGCGGCGCATCCTCAAACTTATGGTCAAACCGAAGTTGTCAACAGGACTCTTGGAAACATGTTGAGAAGTCTTGTGGATAAAAACCCTCGCCAATGGGATTTGATGATAGCTCAAGCAGAATTTGCCTATAATTGTTCTCCAAGTCAAACTACTGGTGAAAGCCCGTTCAAGATCATTTATGGTAAAAATCCGACCACACCGGTTGATCTTGCTCCACTACCTTCTCCTAACAACTTTAGTGGTGATGCTGATGAACGAGCTAGAGAAATTAAGAAGCTTCATGAGAAAGTCCGAGCTCAGATCACACAGAAAAATCAACGTTACCAAGAGCAAGCGAATAAATTTCGCAAACCGGCCACTTTTAAAGAAGGAGATTTGGTTTGGATTAACTTAAGGAAAGAAAGGTTTCCACGAGGGACACATGGAAAGCTGAAGCCAAGGGCCGATGGACCTTTCAAAGTTCTAGAGAGGATTGGAGAAAATGCatacaagattgagcttccaGGGGAATACAATGTTTCTGCTACCTTCAATGTTGCTGATTTGTCCCCATATTATGAGGATGAGGAAGAGCAAAGACTCGAGGTCGAGTCTTCTCCAACAGGGGGAGTTTGA
- the LOC110792028 gene encoding uncharacterized protein, translating into MLQDMHTIGPKSYALLRHKLQQEDPNKQEPSQAKVYKASRSRNPKKTYKTSFEKTKDNIVQMEALVSQQQEVGQKNADPYYEVIKKAEHIGRVRLFGKAVTKSDLKKRGKASGYTIPEEFLQSIQAMLIKQFQEANPGMNLVVPGSSTGSIPRESTSDRSQVNEERSGEQSSTGTQLENQVVEEQMN; encoded by the exons ATGCTCCAAGATATGCACACAATAGGTCCAAAATCATATGCCTTGTTACGTCATAAATTG CAACAAGAGGACCCGAATAAGCAAGAACCTTCCCAAGCGAAGGTCTACAAAGCATCCAGGTCAAGAAATCCTAAGAAGACATACAAAACAAGTTTCGAGAAAACGAAAGATAATATT GTTCAAATGGAGGCGTTAGTGTCTCAACAACAAGAAGTAGGACAGAAAAATGCAGATCCCTACTACGAAGTGATAAAAAAAGCCGAGCACATTGGACGTGTACGTCTTTTTGGGAAAGCTGTGACCAAGAGTGATTTAAAGAAAAGAGGCAAAGCTTCGGGATACACAATTCCTGAAGAGTTCCTACAGAGCATCCAAGCAATGTTAATTAAACAATTTCAAGAAGCTAATCCTGGAATGAATCTCGTGGTTCCTGGATCCTCTACTGGATCAATTCCAAGGGAGTCAACTAGTGACAGGTCACAAGTTAACGAGGAGCGAAGTGGGGAACAGTCTTCTACTGGGACACAACTAGAAAATCAG GTTGTTGAAGAACAAATGAATTAG